From Streptomyces sp. SAI-135:
GATCAGGGTGGGACGGTCCTTCCGTGTCCCCGAGAACGCGGTTCACGAGTACCTCCGCGAGAGCTATGTGGGGGTGGAGACGGCCTGACGACGACCGGACTCGGGGAGGTTCCAAGGGGCCTCAGGGCACTCGTGGACCCCTGCCGGATCTCCCCGGTTCACCTCGATTACGACCTCAGCGCTCGGACGGGTAGGCTAGCCCCTCGTAGGTCGTATGGGCCCATGGCGCCCAGCACCGAGTGATGAGAAGTGAGCGAGGGTAGTCGTGGGCTCTGTTATCAAGAAGCGGCGCAAGCGGATGGCCAAGAAGAAGCACCGCAAGCTGCTCAAGCGCACGCGCGTCCAGCGTCGCAACAAGAAGTAAGCGACGCCGCGTAAGCGTGTTTGTGGCCCCCCACCTGATATCGGTGGGGGGCCACACGCGTGTCGGGACACGCCCATGGGCTGGATGTCGTCACCTCGCGCAGCGGGCGGTCATCACAGCGCAACATCGAACCGCTAAGTTGGCCGAACACGGGGAACGCGGCACAGGACTGGGGCTGTACAAGGGCCGTACCAGGCTGGACTACGGCTGGAAGGAAGGCGCTGATCTTGGGAAAGGTCGTGCTCGTCACCGGAGTGGCCCGACAGCTCGGGGGCCGGTTCGTACGGCGCATACAGCGTGACCCGCAGGTGGACCGGGTGATCGCCGTGGACGCGGTGTCACCCGAGCACCATCTGGGCGGTGCCGACTTCATCCAGGCGGACATCAGGCAGCCCGGCATCGCCCGGGTACTGGCCGAGACGGCCGCCGACACGGTCGTACACCTGGATGTGACGGCGATGGCGCTCGGCAGCGGGAGCCGGACCACGGTCAAGGAGACCAACGTCATCGGCACCATGCAGCTGCTCGGGGCGTGTCAGAAGTCGCCGAACGTGCAGCGGCTCGTGGTGAAGTCCAGTACGAACGTGTACGGGTCCGCGCCCCGCGATCCGGCCGTGTTCACGGAGACCACCCCGCCCAAGTCCCTGCCCTCCGGCGGCTTCGCCAAGGACACGGTCGAGGTCGAGGGATATGTGCGGGGCTTCGCGCGGCGGCGGCCCGACGTGGCCGTGTGCGTGCTCAGGTTCGCCAACATCCTGGGGCCGACGGCCGACACCCCGCTCGCCTCGTACTTCGCGCTGCCGGTGCTGCCGACGGTGTTCGGGTACGACCCGCGGCTGCAGTTCGTGCACGAGGACGACGTGATCGAGGTGCTCAGGATCGCCTCGCACGAACCGGAGCGGGGCACGCTCAACAGCGGCACCTTCAACATCGCGGGCGACGGGGTCCTGCTGCTGTCGCAGTGTTCCCGGCGGCTCGGCCGACCCACCGTGCCCCTGCTGCTGCCGGCCGTCACCTGGGCGGGGTCGCTGGTGCGTACGCTGGGAATGACGGACTTCTCGCCCGAGCAGATCCGGTTGCTCACCCACGGCCGGGTCGTGTCGACGGTCCAGATGCGCGAGACGCTCGGATTCCGGCCGAAGTACACGACGGCGGAGACCTTCGCGGACTTCGCGCGCAGCAAGGGCCCCGGGCTGCTGCCGCCGGAGGCCCTCGCGGGGGCCGTCGACCGGATCGCCGCGCTGCCCCTCGCGGGTGGCGGCAACCCCCCGACGCAGAGCGCCAACTGAGGAGCGCATCAACGATGGCGGACGCCAAGGTCATTCCGTTCGACGACGACCGGTCCCGCGCAGGCGCCGTACAGCGGCCGGCGCGGCGCCGGAGCGCGGGGAGCCGGCGCAAGGGCACCGAGCCCGCGCTGGTCCGTGAGGTCCAGCCCCTGCCCAGCGGGGCTTCCGCGCAGGATGATGTTCCTGTGACCCCTGAGGAAGAGTCGCCGCAGCAGGCGCACGACGAGGGCGGCCTGGAGCGCCGCATCGCCGGCGGCCTCAGCTTCCTGCGCCGCCGGCTCACCGGGGACTACGAGGTCGACGACTTCGGCTACGACGAGGAACTCACCGACCAGGTCCTCATGTCCCTGCTGCGGCCGGTGTACGAGAAGTACTTCCGGGTCGAG
This genomic window contains:
- a CDS encoding NAD-dependent epimerase/dehydratase family protein is translated as MGKVVLVTGVARQLGGRFVRRIQRDPQVDRVIAVDAVSPEHHLGGADFIQADIRQPGIARVLAETAADTVVHLDVTAMALGSGSRTTVKETNVIGTMQLLGACQKSPNVQRLVVKSSTNVYGSAPRDPAVFTETTPPKSLPSGGFAKDTVEVEGYVRGFARRRPDVAVCVLRFANILGPTADTPLASYFALPVLPTVFGYDPRLQFVHEDDVIEVLRIASHEPERGTLNSGTFNIAGDGVLLLSQCSRRLGRPTVPLLLPAVTWAGSLVRTLGMTDFSPEQIRLLTHGRVVSTVQMRETLGFRPKYTTAETFADFARSKGPGLLPPEALAGAVDRIAALPLAGGGNPPTQSAN
- a CDS encoding AURKAIP1/COX24 domain-containing protein; translation: MGSVIKKRRKRMAKKKHRKLLKRTRVQRRNKK